A single genomic interval of Candidatus Polarisedimenticolia bacterium harbors:
- a CDS encoding protein-L-isoaspartate(D-aspartate) O-methyltransferase: MNDRNGSAGVSETEYAQRRLEMVRSQLEARGIRDPRVLGAMAKVPRHLFLPPEFSHRAYEDAPVPIGLGQTLSQPFIVAFMTEKLELRGDERVLEIGTGSGYQTAVLAELVEGVYTVEVLETLSLKARVVLDRLGYRNISFAIGDGRLGWREEAPFNAVLAAAASEEVPGSLRHQIADGGRLILPLGEEHQDLWLFRATEGSWTSRRLVPVRFVPLIHGSAPSN; the protein is encoded by the coding sequence ATGAACGACAGGAATGGGTCGGCAGGTGTTTCGGAAACAGAGTATGCGCAGCGCCGCCTGGAAATGGTACGGTCGCAGCTCGAGGCGCGCGGCATCAGGGATCCCAGAGTCCTGGGGGCCATGGCCAAAGTTCCAAGGCATCTCTTCCTTCCCCCGGAATTCTCCCATCGGGCTTATGAAGACGCCCCCGTCCCGATCGGGCTGGGACAGACTCTCTCCCAGCCCTTCATCGTGGCGTTCATGACGGAGAAGCTGGAGCTGCGGGGGGACGAGCGGGTGCTGGAGATCGGCACCGGATCGGGCTACCAGACGGCGGTGCTGGCCGAGCTGGTGGAGGGAGTTTACACGGTGGAGGTCCTGGAGACGCTCTCTCTCAAGGCGCGGGTCGTTCTGGACCGCCTTGGGTATCGCAACATCTCTTTTGCCATCGGGGACGGCCGTCTGGGCTGGCGCGAGGAAGCCCCTTTCAACGCCGTGCTCGCCGCCGCCGCCTCCGAAGAGGTTCCCGGCTCGCTGAGACACCAGATCGCCGATGGAGGCAGACTCATCCTTCCGCTCGGGGAAGAGCATCAGGATCTTTGGCTGTTCCGCGCGACGGAGGGGAGCTGGACGTCACGGCGCCTGGTGCCGGTGCGTTTCGTGCCTCTCATCCATGGAAGCGCCCCTTCCAACTAG